The following are encoded together in the Pseudodesulfovibrio indicus genome:
- a CDS encoding secondary thiamine-phosphate synthase enzyme YjbQ → MKSYRKELFYEVPTRRAFVNITDDVEACLRESSIREGLCLVNAMHITASVFINDDESGLHHDYEVWLEKLAPHEPVSQYRHNGYEDNADAHMKRQVMGREVVVAVTDGKLDFGTWERIFYGEFDGRRRKRVLVKIIGD, encoded by the coding sequence GTGAAATCATACAGAAAAGAACTTTTTTACGAGGTCCCGACCCGGCGCGCGTTCGTGAACATCACCGACGACGTGGAGGCGTGCCTGCGGGAGTCCTCCATCCGCGAGGGGCTGTGCCTGGTGAACGCCATGCACATCACCGCGTCGGTGTTCATCAACGACGACGAATCCGGCCTGCACCACGACTACGAGGTCTGGCTGGAGAAGCTGGCCCCGCACGAGCCGGTTTCGCAGTACCGGCACAACGGATACGAGGACAACGCGGACGCGCACATGAAACGGCAGGTCATGGGCCGCGAGGTGGTGGTCGCGGTCACGGACGGCAAGCTCGACTTCGGCACCTGGGAACGCATCTTCTACGGCGAGTTCGACGGCCGCCGCCGCAAGCGCGTGCTGGTCAAGATCATCGGCGACTGA
- a CDS encoding GFA family protein, with amino-acid sequence MKHAGSCLCGKVTFTVEGDFERFYLCHCERCRKDTGTAHAANLFSSTARLTWLSGEELVRTFDFNNTGHIKSFCVLCGSALPNIQMDGTLLVVPAGSLDSDVPNRPDGHIFTARRANWDAGLENIVGFDGLPDEDVK; translated from the coding sequence GTGAAACATGCGGGGTCGTGCCTGTGCGGCAAGGTGACGTTTACGGTCGAGGGGGATTTCGAGCGGTTTTACCTGTGCCACTGCGAGCGGTGCCGGAAGGACACGGGCACCGCCCACGCGGCCAACCTGTTCTCCTCCACGGCCCGCCTGACGTGGCTGTCGGGGGAGGAACTTGTCCGGACCTTTGATTTCAACAACACCGGGCACATCAAGAGCTTCTGCGTCCTCTGCGGCTCGGCCCTGCCCAACATCCAGATGGACGGAACCCTGCTGGTCGTCCCGGCGGGGAGCCTGGACAGCGACGTCCCGAACCGCCCCGACGGGCACATCTTTACGGCCAGGCGGGCCAACTGGGATGCGGGGCTGGAGAATATCGTCGGCTTCGACGGACTCCCGGACGAGGACGTAAAGTAG
- a CDS encoding methyl-accepting chemotaxis protein yields MGWKNCKLCVKFGVGFGSVLLLLVVLGAWALFGIDGIVKNAGEVITGNKLRGNFTQKVVDHLKWAEKVNELLADSHVHTLDVQTDPHKCAFGKWYYSDARTEAETLVPAIRPLMADIEGVHNDLHRSAIEIGEKYAPADVELGSFLRDKKLDHLIWMGQVKDALINPSARETGVQADPHQCGLGKWLYSEETAKRMEADPEFGKLVKAIYEPHRSLHESAKEIDVELGAGDRAKAQEWFRDITGPLAEETLSAIDHVLALNDSRVVGYEAAKAVYTGKTMPALNKVQEILNKSMEIISRDIMTDDEMLKEATSTRVGVMIFAVVSIVLGVFLAWLIARGIIGPLRRGMDFAQEVSSGDLTATVDLNQNDEVGQLARSLSDMAKNLNRVVGEVNSATDAVSAGSEELSASAQSLSQSVVEQAASIEQVSASVEEMSAGVRANTRSAQETEAIAMKAAQGAKDSGAAVGEAMDALKSIAERITIIQEIARQTNLLALNAAIEAARAGEHGKGFAVVAAEVRKLAERSGKAAEEIGGLSEASMGVADKAGQMLAELVPQIGRTAELVQEIASSSAEQDTGVSQIGEAITQLDQVIQGNASASEEMAATSEELSAQAQALAEAMTFFKVAHGGTTSGGHKRVVAKRAAPRSLPAGSTRAPKTVSGADTGTKGIDSGIDNGIDMDMGEEDFERF; encoded by the coding sequence ATGGGATGGAAAAACTGTAAACTGTGCGTAAAATTTGGCGTTGGGTTCGGCTCGGTGCTCCTGCTGCTCGTGGTTCTGGGGGCATGGGCGCTGTTCGGCATCGACGGCATCGTGAAGAATGCCGGAGAAGTCATCACGGGCAACAAGCTGCGGGGCAATTTTACCCAGAAGGTAGTGGACCATCTGAAATGGGCGGAAAAGGTCAACGAACTGCTGGCCGATTCCCACGTCCACACCCTGGACGTCCAGACCGACCCCCACAAATGCGCCTTCGGCAAATGGTACTACAGCGACGCCCGGACCGAGGCCGAGACCCTGGTCCCGGCCATCCGGCCGTTGATGGCGGATATCGAGGGCGTGCACAACGACCTGCACCGCTCGGCCATCGAGATCGGAGAGAAGTACGCCCCCGCCGACGTTGAGCTGGGCTCCTTTCTGCGCGACAAGAAGCTGGACCACCTGATCTGGATGGGCCAAGTCAAGGACGCGCTCATCAATCCGAGCGCGCGCGAGACCGGCGTTCAGGCAGATCCCCACCAGTGCGGCCTGGGCAAGTGGCTCTATTCCGAAGAGACCGCCAAGCGCATGGAGGCGGACCCCGAATTCGGCAAACTGGTCAAGGCGATCTACGAGCCGCACCGCTCCCTGCACGAATCCGCCAAGGAGATCGACGTGGAGCTTGGCGCCGGTGACCGCGCCAAGGCCCAGGAGTGGTTCCGTGACATCACCGGCCCCCTGGCCGAAGAGACCCTTTCAGCCATCGACCACGTCCTGGCCCTCAACGATTCCCGCGTGGTCGGGTATGAAGCCGCCAAGGCCGTCTATACCGGCAAGACCATGCCCGCCTTGAACAAGGTGCAGGAAATCCTGAACAAGAGCATGGAGATCATTTCCCGCGACATCATGACCGACGACGAGATGCTCAAGGAGGCCACCAGCACCAGGGTGGGGGTGATGATTTTCGCCGTGGTCTCCATCGTCCTGGGCGTGTTCCTGGCCTGGCTCATCGCGCGCGGCATCATCGGCCCGCTGCGCAGGGGCATGGACTTCGCGCAGGAGGTCTCTTCCGGCGACCTGACCGCCACCGTGGACCTGAACCAGAACGACGAGGTGGGGCAGCTGGCCCGGTCCCTGAGCGACATGGCCAAAAACCTCAATCGCGTGGTGGGCGAGGTGAACTCCGCCACCGACGCGGTTTCGGCGGGCAGCGAGGAGTTGTCCGCCTCGGCCCAGTCCCTGTCCCAGTCCGTGGTCGAGCAGGCGGCGTCCATCGAGCAGGTCTCCGCCTCGGTGGAGGAGATGAGCGCGGGCGTGCGCGCCAACACGCGCAGCGCGCAGGAGACCGAAGCCATCGCCATGAAGGCGGCCCAGGGCGCCAAGGACAGCGGCGCGGCCGTGGGCGAGGCCATGGACGCCCTCAAGTCCATCGCCGAGCGCATCACCATCATCCAGGAGATCGCCCGCCAGACCAACCTGCTGGCCCTGAACGCGGCCATCGAGGCCGCCCGCGCGGGCGAGCACGGCAAGGGGTTCGCGGTGGTCGCGGCCGAGGTCCGCAAGCTGGCCGAGCGCAGCGGCAAGGCCGCCGAGGAGATCGGCGGGCTGTCCGAGGCTTCCATGGGCGTGGCCGACAAGGCCGGGCAGATGCTGGCCGAACTGGTGCCCCAGATCGGGCGCACCGCCGAACTGGTCCAGGAGATCGCCTCCAGCTCGGCCGAGCAGGACACGGGCGTGTCCCAGATCGGTGAGGCCATCACCCAGCTGGACCAGGTGATCCAGGGCAACGCCTCCGCGTCCGAAGAGATGGCCGCCACCTCCGAGGAGCTTTCCGCCCAGGCCCAGGCCCTGGCCGAGGCCATGACCTTCTTCAAGGTGGCGCACGGCGGAACGACGTCGGGCGGGCACAAGCGCGTGGTGGCCAAACGCGCCGCGCCCCGCTCCCTGCCCGCCGGTTCGACCCGTGCGCCCAAGACCGTTTCCGGCGCCGACACCGGCACCAAGGGCATCGACAGCGGAATCGACAACGGAATCGACATGGACATGGGTGAAGAGGACTTCGAGCGCTTCTAA